A segment of the Cotesia glomerata isolate CgM1 linkage group LG2, MPM_Cglom_v2.3, whole genome shotgun sequence genome:
TGGAAATAGCACGGCCAGATGAACGAAAGCATAGTTCCAGTGAAAGAACCAATGAAGCCCATCAGAATACTGAAGTGAGGGATGAAAATCGCCATCATAATAGTGAAGACAATAACACCGACCCGCCAGGCAAGACCCCAGACCTTGAGCTCGTGATCTACTGTCCAGATCGTCGGAAAAATAGTCTTGGGTCTGCCCCGAAGAAAAGCCCTTTCTAGCAATTCGCAAGCCGCGTAATAAGGCAGCGGGTAGGACAAGATAGCCTTGATGACCAGGCAAAAATTTACCAGACCTTTGAAGCCGACTGAATGAAGATTATTAGTGATCACCTGCTGGGTGTCGTTTTGGAAGGTCAAGAAGCAGACCCAGCCGAAGACGGACTTGAAGAGAGCCGCTGCGATGTGGCTCCAGTCTAACATCCAGTCGAACTTGGACCGGTCGATCAGATTACCCTCGAGAGTTGGCAAGAAGATGTGAGAAGTGTAACTGAAGACGATGACACCCAGGGAAATGGGGAAGGTCTCGATGTCGATGGTCCACTTTACTTTGGCCCATCCCCAGTCTGCTATCTCCAGGATGCAGTACCCCAGAATTATTACGTTGATGAAAATGTGGGCCATCGTGCACCAGAAGCTGAGGACAGAGACGTGGTGAAGCGACTTGAGAAAGCCCAAGGGTATCAAGAATATACCGATCAGCATCATCCAGCTTCGCGCGTCTATTGCTCCCTCCGGGTAGCTCCCGATCATCAGGTCTCCGCACACTACTACGTAGAGTATGCATGTCATTAGGAGTTCTATTATTTGGGCGATGTTTACTGCTCTTGCTCCCCATCGAGGCCCGAAACATTCTTTAGCGATCGCCACGTACGAATCACGCACACGTACTCGCTGGCCTGTCACTGGGTCCAGCTCGTACAGACATTCCACGAGAATCTTACCGGTGTAACAGCAGATGTGGGCCACTCCTATCATCGCTGCAATCGCCCAGTAGCCTCCACGGAGAACCGCGAATGGTAAAGAGACGATAAACATTCCctgaaagaaattttaatttcaaattcaatttcaggttttttttcaagtgagaaattttttttttttatgaagctatcagtgaaaatttattttttttttttaattaaaaaaaaatatttttaacttatatagaaaattattaattagtttaaaaaaattattgataaaataaagaattagtgcattacaattaatattaaatattttttttattaattatcaaattttatagcaggttttataattgttaaattttttttttataaattaaaaatatttttttactaattactGCTTTCTTaagaagaataattaaaattttgtcgctaatgactaatttttttttttaagagcaATATTTTCTTcctaacaattaatttttcaagaaagttaataatatttattcattaattcttgagtttttttttaaagtaaaattttctaattcttagttagaattaaaaaattaagtagcATAATTGAAACTAACaaacttgcagtcactatttgactgccgtgacttgagaactataaataaataaaattttgctttattaaataatgaattttgttaaattgcgctgtattttcttaactattaacgtttttaaacatataagctcatctcgatgttacactcatcaagagctttcatttgagcatccacatgcattttgatatatttttcatatatacatatatataatatgtataaatatatgaaaatttgatgtgggtactcaaatgaaagggctcgatgagtgtaatatcggggtgagcttatatctt
Coding sequences within it:
- the LOC123259426 gene encoding vesicular inhibitory amino acid transporter: MAEFRGYHIPSFGATVNVVWETIKMKLPENSPCMELIRGPEPGQPRPGVGQGFQPYGEGENTEMTEMNGEQAFGGPQNSGVAEESFSYQRNGDKIRGGSVSSGGFSEYDDGGGEFASGIKINEWQAAWNVTNAIQGMFIVSLPFAVLRGGYWAIAAMIGVAHICCYTGKILVECLYELDPVTGQRVRVRDSYVAIAKECFGPRWGARAVNIAQIIELLMTCILYVVVCGDLMIGSYPEGAIDARSWMMLIGIFLIPLGFLKSLHHVSVLSFWCTMAHIFINVIILGYCILEIADWGWAKVKWTIDIETFPISLGVIVFSYTSHIFLPTLEGNLIDRSKFDWMLDWSHIAAALFKSVFGWVCFLTFQNDTQQVITNNLHSVGFKGLVNFCLVIKAILSYPLPYYAACELLERAFLRGRPKTIFPTIWTVDHELKVWGLAWRVGVIVFTIMMAIFIPHFSILMGFIGSFTGTMLSFIWPCYFHLKLKRNSMEMREVAYDCFVIGLGVVFGVIGVFDSGKALIKAFEIGLPF